From a region of the Fervidicoccaceae archaeon genome:
- a CDS encoding ABC transporter permease, whose product MLSIITKRASMERKEVLRRRWYKFRSNPLSLLGLFIVSTVIFGAIFAPYIIPYPESVGLYMNFSQAFQPPSLKHPFGTDDYGRDVFSRTIYGFRYSLLLAAVVLSIVVVPGTLLGMIAGYFRDTKIELAIMRITDIFLGVPPLILALAIASVLSPNLVNSMLAITLMWWPWYTRLAYSSTSAVINEPFVKAAQLIGAGLKHILFREIAPNIMGSILTKVTLDVGWVILIGASLSFLGLGAQPPTPDLGTMVAEGAKYLPYYWWISLFPAGAIVYIILGFNLLGDGLKDAFFSE is encoded by the coding sequence ATGTTGAGCATTATAACGAAGAGAGCAAGCATGGAAAGAAAAGAGGTTCTGAGAAGGAGATGGTATAAATTCAGAAGCAATCCTCTCTCTCTTCTCGGCCTCTTCATTGTATCAACCGTAATCTTTGGGGCTATATTCGCTCCATACATTATCCCATATCCAGAGAGCGTTGGTCTCTACATGAATTTTTCACAGGCATTTCAGCCTCCAAGCCTGAAGCATCCATTTGGAACTGATGACTATGGAAGGGATGTTTTCAGTAGAACAATATATGGCTTCCGCTACAGCCTTCTTCTTGCTGCTGTTGTTCTAAGCATAGTCGTTGTTCCCGGAACTTTGCTTGGGATGATTGCTGGATATTTCAGAGATACAAAGATTGAGCTGGCAATTATGAGAATAACAGACATATTTCTCGGAGTACCCCCATTGATATTAGCATTGGCAATAGCTAGTGTTCTCTCTCCAAATTTAGTGAACTCAATGTTAGCAATTACTCTCATGTGGTGGCCATGGTACACAAGACTAGCATACAGCTCAACTAGTGCAGTTATAAACGAACCATTTGTGAAAGCAGCACAATTGATAGGAGCAGGTCTAAAGCACATACTGTTCAGAGAGATAGCTCCGAACATAATGGGAAGCATACTAACCAAAGTCACTCTGGATGTTGGATGGGTAATTCTGATTGGAGCCAGCTTGAGTTTCCTTGGTCTTGGAGCTCAGCCCCCAACACCAGATTTGGGAACAATGGTTGCAGAGGGAGCAAAGTATCTTCCATATTACTGGTGGATCTCTCTATTCCCAGCAGGTGCTATAGTCTACATAATCCTGGGTTTCAATCTGCTAGGAGACGGTCTGAAGGATGCATTTTTCAGCGAGTGA
- a CDS encoding ABC transporter ATP-binding protein — MGETLLEIKGLHVSYTVYGRRYHVLNGIGLRVERGEKVGIIGESGCGKTTTLKSILRILPQNAVIEGGDILFNSRSILKMSRDELRKIRRTRISMIFQDPTAALNPVFRIGEQLSDIIRAKYEEEGRRINKKELQQESEELIRQVMLPEPERILRSYPFQLSGGMRQRVMIAMALASGKDLLLADEPTTNLDVTIQDQILKLIHKIVTEKKLSIVLVSHALGAVRRMVDRVYVMYAGTIVEEGKTEKVFGNPQHPYTRMLLASAPKLSGGGISEGIPGRVPDYASPPFGCRFNPRCPHVMPACRYKPPRMVEVENDHRVACYLYDLEMK; from the coding sequence ATGGGAGAAACCCTTCTGGAGATCAAGGGGCTTCACGTCTCATACACAGTGTATGGTCGCAGATATCATGTTCTGAACGGGATAGGACTCAGAGTTGAAAGGGGAGAAAAAGTTGGAATAATTGGAGAAAGCGGATGTGGAAAAACAACAACATTGAAGTCCATATTGAGAATTCTTCCCCAAAATGCTGTAATTGAAGGTGGAGACATTCTCTTCAATTCAAGGAGCATCTTGAAGATGAGTAGAGATGAACTGAGGAAAATCAGGAGAACAAGAATCTCAATGATATTTCAGGATCCTACAGCTGCTCTCAACCCAGTTTTCAGGATAGGGGAGCAGCTTTCCGATATAATAAGAGCAAAGTATGAAGAAGAGGGGAGGCGGATAAACAAGAAGGAGCTACAGCAAGAATCAGAGGAACTCATTAGGCAGGTTATGCTCCCAGAGCCAGAGAGAATACTTCGCAGCTATCCTTTTCAGCTCAGCGGAGGAATGAGGCAGAGGGTTATGATAGCAATGGCACTTGCTTCAGGAAAAGATCTTCTTCTGGCAGATGAGCCAACAACCAATCTAGATGTCACAATTCAGGACCAGATTCTCAAGCTAATTCACAAGATTGTAACTGAAAAAAAGCTCTCAATTGTTCTAGTCTCTCATGCTCTCGGAGCAGTGAGAAGAATGGTGGACAGAGTATATGTTATGTATGCGGGGACTATTGTTGAGGAGGGAAAAACTGAGAAGGTCTTTGGAAATCCTCAGCATCCTTACACTAGAATGCTGCTGGCTAGCGCTCCAAAGCTGAGTGGAGGAGGGATTTCAGAGGGAATTCCTGGAAGAGTTCCTGACTATGCCTCTCCTCCTTTTGGCTGCAGGTTCAATCCCAGGTGTCCCCATGTTATGCCTGCCTGTAGATATAAGCCTCCCAGAATGGTGGAAGTTGAAAATGATCACAGAGTAGCGTGCTATTTATATGATTTGGAGATGAAATAG
- a CDS encoding ABC transporter ATP-binding protein, with protein MSEILSVISLTKHFKTPKGIVHAVDDITFSVKEGRTLGLVGESGSGKSTTGHVIAGIYPPTRGKVIFNGVDISTDARRRPLFIKKQIGMVFQDPSTSLNPKQTIEEILSLPLKVHMKITRYEELRKATKELLEKVQLPSDYVSRYPRDLGGGERQLVAIARALASEPRLIILDEPTSALDVSVQAKIITTLMKLQKEMGLTYIFITHDLSLMRNVADEVAIMYLGKIYELSETREFFERPLHPYTMMLISSIPTLSEEEEKLKPPGIESKGEIPSAVDPPKGCRFNTRCPFASEKCREIEPEFEAVNGSRKVACHYWREIAGKLRNHGGGHRSG; from the coding sequence ATGAGCGAAATTCTCAGCGTTATATCTCTTACAAAGCACTTCAAGACCCCAAAAGGTATAGTTCATGCTGTAGATGACATCACTTTCTCGGTGAAGGAGGGAAGGACACTTGGATTGGTGGGAGAAAGTGGTAGCGGAAAAAGCACTACTGGACATGTTATAGCGGGCATATACCCCCCAACAAGAGGAAAAGTGATTTTCAATGGAGTTGATATAAGCACTGATGCAAGAAGGAGGCCTCTTTTCATTAAGAAGCAAATAGGAATGGTATTTCAGGATCCCAGTACAAGTCTTAATCCAAAGCAAACTATTGAGGAAATTCTATCGCTTCCCCTGAAAGTTCACATGAAGATAACAAGATATGAGGAATTGAGAAAGGCAACAAAGGAACTACTGGAGAAAGTTCAGCTCCCATCAGATTATGTGAGCAGATATCCAAGAGATCTTGGAGGGGGAGAGAGACAGCTAGTAGCTATAGCGAGAGCCCTCGCTAGTGAGCCAAGGCTGATAATTCTCGATGAACCTACCAGTGCTCTGGATGTTAGCGTGCAGGCAAAAATAATCACAACTCTCATGAAGCTCCAGAAGGAAATGGGGCTGACATATATATTCATAACTCATGATTTAAGCCTGATGAGAAACGTAGCTGATGAGGTTGCTATAATGTACCTAGGGAAAATATACGAGCTTTCAGAAACAAGAGAGTTCTTCGAGAGGCCTCTGCATCCATATACAATGATGCTGATTTCCTCAATTCCAACTCTGTCTGAGGAGGAGGAGAAACTCAAGCCACCAGGGATTGAATCGAAAGGAGAGATACCAAGTGCTGTTGATCCACCGAAGGGATGCCGGTTCAACACAAGATGTCCATTTGCTAGTGAAAAATGCAGAGAAATTGAACCTGAATTCGAAGCAGTTAATGGAAGCAGAAAAGTTGCTTGTCACTATTGGAGGGAAATAGCTGGGAAACTGAGAAATCATGGAGGAGGACATAGGAGCGGTTAA
- a CDS encoding D-aminoacyl-tRNA deacylase — MRILYAYSEQDIAGVGIAKSLKGMVGDEAVRGFAESVVEFSFLENFKEFDSFLILSRHRSESKIPCLTVHSTGNLLKTAILGGRGEELSMSFPRLNGFLLKGLRRRAEKAGLLGELRVTYEATHHGPSNLNKPITFIEIGSDESMWKREDLHFLVAETVYEAHELLTENSLPECEKAIGFGGGHYSERHTELTLTRGVCFGHIAPKHAIREGLSEKVLSEMFDKNYEGIESAYVEKKAGNRIFREQIEKAAMLRKVRVNYF, encoded by the coding sequence ATGAGGATCCTTTATGCATATAGCGAGCAGGACATAGCTGGAGTTGGAATTGCCAAGAGCTTGAAGGGAATGGTAGGTGATGAAGCTGTTAGAGGGTTTGCGGAAAGCGTTGTTGAGTTCAGCTTTCTGGAGAATTTCAAGGAATTTGATTCTTTCCTCATTCTATCGAGACACAGAAGTGAGTCGAAGATTCCATGTCTGACTGTACACTCTACAGGAAATCTCCTGAAGACTGCAATTCTTGGAGGAAGGGGGGAAGAGCTCTCAATGAGCTTCCCCAGACTCAATGGCTTTCTTCTGAAGGGGTTGAGAAGGAGGGCTGAGAAGGCTGGACTGCTGGGAGAGCTGAGAGTTACATATGAAGCTACGCATCATGGTCCAAGCAACCTAAACAAACCAATAACATTCATTGAGATTGGAAGCGATGAAAGTATGTGGAAAAGGGAAGATCTCCATTTTCTTGTAGCCGAAACAGTCTATGAGGCTCACGAGCTGCTCACAGAGAATAGCCTGCCTGAATGTGAGAAGGCAATTGGATTTGGGGGTGGCCACTACAGTGAAAGGCATACTGAGCTCACTTTGACAAGGGGGGTATGTTTTGGCCATATAGCGCCTAAGCATGCGATTAGGGAGGGGTTGAGCGAGAAGGTCCTTTCAGAAATGTTCGACAAAAACTATGAGGGAATAGAGAGCGCATATGTGGAGAAGAAGGCTGGAAACAGGATATTCAGAGAACAGATAGAGAAAGCTGCAATGCTGAGAAAAGTTAGGGTAAACTACTTTTAA
- a CDS encoding DUF447 family protein → MKQLSSPGKWRNELKGFYVESLALHRALGNRPAFLGVKILSEKEGEANVYPGSRIYSLLLSNFGLVEKEIFLNFTSSPGLLLNAFEGSRVKIHWEEYPPRIEGAYMIVRAVVESAAMGDPAKIILSLEEEWIDENSVFPLTRATGLMIEALIEASRFDIGRREERIRNFLFFIDRLKRVAEDETLLSALEKIEGRARKNEEHREKD, encoded by the coding sequence ATGAAGCAGCTATCTTCTCCAGGAAAATGGAGAAACGAACTGAAGGGATTCTATGTGGAATCTCTTGCTCTGCATAGGGCATTGGGAAACAGGCCTGCCTTTCTTGGAGTAAAAATCCTATCTGAGAAAGAAGGAGAAGCAAACGTCTATCCAGGAAGCAGAATTTATTCTTTGCTCCTTTCGAATTTCGGTTTAGTAGAGAAAGAAATTTTCCTCAACTTCACCAGCTCTCCAGGGCTTCTGCTAAATGCTTTTGAGGGCAGCAGAGTGAAGATCCATTGGGAAGAATATCCTCCAAGGATAGAAGGAGCATATATGATTGTCAGAGCTGTCGTAGAATCAGCTGCAATGGGGGATCCTGCTAAAATCATCTTGTCTCTAGAAGAAGAGTGGATAGATGAAAACAGCGTTTTTCCCCTCACGAGAGCTACTGGGTTAATGATTGAAGCTCTAATAGAAGCAAGCAGATTCGACATAGGAAGAAGAGAAGAGAGGATAAGAAATTTCCTTTTCTTCATCGATAGATTGAAGAGGGTTGCCGAAGATGAGACCTTGCTTTCAGCACTTGAGAAAATCGAAGGGAGAGCAAGAAAAAATGAAGAACATCGAGAGAAAGATTGA
- a CDS encoding triphosphoribosyl-dephospho-CoA synthase, whose amino-acid sequence MKNIERKIERAIALAVMLEPTGWGVALNVSRKRDHDDKKLQDFVVFGYDLGSMIMEKLYSEDGSGKGFTEIVEEQSKMFGTNLAFGEIFLLYLNSYGALFNSSLSPDTAAEGGTSLLYTMDPENYIKAIRISSPSFIGRFSSSIIPSVLQMFEAKERRMRLVDILRLNPFDPVSFETSRGFPYTRSLSASLVKKLSCRIPSSSALDSLFSSLCCIFTDYLTYRRKGIERAEIASRDCCYSNSANESLGSISDLVALTLFYYFLKCSGG is encoded by the coding sequence ATGAAGAACATCGAGAGAAAGATTGAGAGGGCAATTGCTCTAGCAGTCATGCTGGAACCTACAGGTTGGGGTGTAGCCTTGAACGTTTCGAGGAAAAGAGATCATGACGACAAGAAGCTCCAGGATTTCGTGGTTTTCGGATATGATCTGGGAAGCATGATTATGGAGAAGCTCTACTCCGAGGATGGCAGCGGAAAAGGGTTCACAGAAATTGTTGAAGAGCAGAGCAAAATGTTTGGTACAAACTTAGCTTTTGGAGAGATCTTTTTGCTCTACCTGAATTCCTATGGAGCTCTATTCAATAGCAGCCTGAGTCCGGATACAGCAGCAGAAGGTGGGACAAGCCTTCTATATACAATGGACCCTGAGAACTATATCAAGGCAATAAGAATCTCATCCCCAAGCTTTATTGGAAGATTCTCATCTTCTATTATTCCCTCTGTCCTACAGATGTTTGAAGCAAAGGAAAGAAGAATGAGATTGGTTGATATCTTGAGGCTCAATCCATTTGATCCTGTATCATTTGAGACATCGAGAGGATTTCCATATACGCGATCTCTCTCAGCTAGCTTAGTAAAAAAACTATCTTGTCGAATACCAAGTTCGTCTGCTCTGGATTCTCTATTTTCCAGCCTTTGCTGCATTTTCACAGATTACCTAACTTATAGGAGAAAGGGGATAGAAAGAGCCGAAATCGCCTCAAGAGATTGCTGCTATAGCAATTCGGCAAATGAGTCCCTCGGATCGATCTCAGATCTGGTTGCTTTAACTCTCTTTTACTATTTTCTAAAGTGCTCCGGAGGGTGA
- a CDS encoding HAD family hydrolase, whose amino-acid sequence MDECLYIFDVDGVLLGKEKEKDPVQGMLLLKERAKKGKIVVITGRPLKERRRIMDELKSRGLSPGDVYQFIFRTEDEDPRSWKLRTLRNLAEEEHICEVHDDDELLLWSLKKDPLFKGTRLFVYVEGNPSPF is encoded by the coding sequence ATGGATGAGTGCCTCTATATATTTGATGTGGATGGGGTTCTTCTAGGGAAAGAAAAAGAAAAGGATCCTGTTCAGGGAATGCTATTGCTCAAGGAGAGAGCGAAGAAAGGAAAAATAGTTGTAATAACTGGGAGGCCTCTCAAGGAGAGAAGAAGAATCATGGATGAACTGAAAAGCAGAGGTCTCAGTCCAGGTGATGTTTATCAGTTCATTTTCAGAACAGAAGATGAGGATCCAAGAAGTTGGAAGCTAAGGACTCTGAGAAATCTGGCAGAGGAAGAGCATATTTGTGAAGTTCACGACGATGATGAATTATTACTCTGGTCTCTTAAGAAAGATCCCCTCTTTAAGGGCACAAGGCTATTCGTGTATGTAGAGGGAAATCCTTCTCCTTTCTAG
- a CDS encoding DUF429 domain-containing protein — protein sequence MSSGRKRNKANWGERAVIVGIDLSLRRETYLCIYHWGGRKFIFRKAMSNDDIIQYSIAKSKRYRIIVVIDAPLSVEKKYRDLDRLVTMIGGKVLPVSFPSIRELAKRGIEISKVMKKLRKDAIVVETHPRSAARAMGFHDAREMAEKILTLKLSKDYADAAACCIVGIMLLFGKVIEIVSSDGKDVFVLPVLL from the coding sequence ATGAGCTCAGGCCGAAAGAGAAATAAAGCAAATTGGGGAGAAAGAGCCGTAATAGTTGGAATAGATCTCTCACTTCGTAGAGAAACTTATTTATGCATATATCATTGGGGAGGGAGGAAGTTCATTTTTAGAAAGGCAATGAGCAACGATGATATAATTCAATATTCAATTGCAAAGTCCAAAAGGTATAGAATAATCGTGGTTATTGACGCTCCCTTATCAGTTGAGAAGAAATATAGAGATCTAGATAGGCTGGTTACCATGATTGGAGGAAAAGTTCTTCCTGTATCGTTTCCAAGCATTAGGGAACTGGCAAAGAGGGGGATCGAAATTTCCAAAGTAATGAAAAAATTACGAAAAGATGCAATAGTTGTTGAAACTCATCCCAGAAGTGCAGCCAGAGCTATGGGGTTTCACGATGCAAGAGAAATGGCGGAGAAGATATTGACCCTTAAGCTGAGCAAGGACTATGCAGATGCAGCTGCTTGCTGCATTGTGGGAATCATGCTGCTATTTGGAAAGGTTATTGAAATTGTTTCGAGCGATGGGAAAGATGTTTTTGTTTTGCCGGTGTTGCTATGA
- the serS gene encoding serine--tRNA ligase — protein sequence MPRWTVIEVIRSSPEKYMEMVRKRGMDVSIVHEAIDIDSKRREFMKEIEQLRKEHNLLSREISKSKDESTRKDLLQRAKSIEEKVAMKERELAEIESKWMETMKKLPNILADDVPVGFSDEENVPVRFWGKPKVMRESLEEFLNQTKRWGFEIEYELIENRKIVGHADMLEKVLKMGDTLQAAKVAGSRFYYLIGDIVWLDFAISMYALDLLTRKGFTPVIPPYMLRTEVLEGAIDYSSFKDMIYKIEGEDLNLIGTAEHPLMALAFENPLKEQELPLKLVGWSPCFRKEAGAGNRDIKGIFRVHQFHKIEQFIFAHPENSWKHLDEMVENTEEILRGLELPYRVVNVVSGELGLPAAKKYDIEVWYPSQGKYREIASISQVLDWQAFRANLTYLRAADGRREYLHTLNGTGIPTSRAITAILENFQEADGRVIIPKVLRKYLEPIEKAPVDELRPKEK from the coding sequence ATGCCCAGATGGACAGTAATAGAAGTAATAAGAAGCTCTCCGGAAAAATACATGGAAATGGTCAGAAAAAGAGGAATGGATGTTTCAATAGTTCATGAAGCTATCGATATAGATAGTAAGCGAAGAGAATTCATGAAAGAAATAGAGCAATTAAGGAAAGAGCATAATCTCCTCAGCAGGGAGATCTCCAAGAGCAAAGATGAAAGTACAAGAAAGGATCTTTTGCAGAGGGCCAAAAGTATTGAGGAAAAAGTTGCCATGAAGGAAAGAGAGCTGGCAGAGATAGAGAGCAAGTGGATGGAGACAATGAAGAAACTCCCCAATATATTAGCAGATGATGTTCCAGTAGGTTTTTCCGATGAAGAAAATGTGCCTGTTAGGTTCTGGGGAAAGCCAAAAGTTATGAGAGAAAGCCTAGAGGAATTCTTAAATCAGACAAAAAGGTGGGGTTTTGAAATTGAGTATGAATTAATTGAGAATAGGAAAATAGTAGGACATGCAGATATGCTAGAAAAAGTTCTGAAGATGGGGGATACTCTTCAGGCAGCAAAGGTTGCTGGATCCAGATTCTATTATCTTATTGGGGATATAGTTTGGCTGGATTTCGCTATAAGCATGTATGCTCTTGATTTGCTTACAAGAAAGGGCTTCACTCCCGTTATTCCTCCATACATGCTTAGAACCGAGGTGCTTGAGGGAGCAATTGACTATTCCTCATTCAAGGATATGATATATAAGATTGAGGGAGAAGATCTTAACCTGATAGGAACTGCAGAGCATCCTCTCATGGCCCTCGCCTTTGAAAATCCTCTGAAGGAACAGGAGCTTCCTTTAAAGCTTGTTGGTTGGAGCCCTTGCTTCAGAAAAGAGGCAGGAGCTGGAAATAGAGATATAAAGGGGATATTCAGAGTTCATCAGTTTCACAAGATAGAGCAATTCATATTTGCCCATCCAGAAAACAGCTGGAAGCATCTGGATGAAATGGTTGAAAATACTGAGGAAATATTGAGAGGACTCGAACTTCCCTATAGGGTTGTGAATGTTGTGAGTGGTGAACTTGGGCTTCCAGCTGCAAAGAAATATGATATTGAAGTCTGGTATCCATCTCAGGGAAAGTACAGGGAAATAGCAAGTATTAGCCAAGTGCTGGACTGGCAAGCCTTCAGGGCTAATTTGACGTATCTAAGAGCTGCTGATGGAAGGAGAGAGTATCTCCATACGCTTAATGGTACGGGAATACCAACATCAAGGGCAATAACTGCCATCCTTGAGAACTTCCAGGAAGCAGATGGGAGAGTGATAATACCAAAGGTCCTGAGAAAGTACTTGGAACCTATTGAGAAGGCGCCTGTGGATGAGCTCAGGCCGAAAGAGAAATAA
- a CDS encoding ArsA family ATPase → MLLSSKEGLSRVILVTGKGGVGKTTFSALLSLAIAPYEKDVRVVSIDPSHHLGDVLETELSHEERKILDNLRAAELNMDILVENYLRKESEFLKRTYKATSALNLEKFFDVLKYAPGIEEEAVAEHLFSYFKEDVVTIVDTPPTGPTLRILSFPWIQEMWLQKLIELRAKIVGLKESIDSIKMGKKVEIDDKILYELLKMREEVSTKINLLRDSKEFGVFVVTIPERLPLLDMERLIVELKKKMVKIIGIVLNKYNESRDRDVLERIRSQYQGIPIVLIPSHDSSNIIGKERLLHLLREVKVIE, encoded by the coding sequence TTGCTGCTGAGCTCGAAGGAGGGCTTGAGCAGGGTAATATTGGTAACAGGAAAGGGGGGTGTGGGAAAAACAACATTTTCTGCCCTTCTTTCCCTTGCAATAGCACCATATGAAAAAGATGTTCGTGTTGTTTCAATAGATCCCTCTCATCACTTGGGAGACGTTCTTGAGACAGAGCTCAGTCACGAAGAAAGGAAAATTCTCGATAATTTAAGAGCTGCCGAGTTGAATATGGATATTCTGGTTGAAAATTACTTAAGAAAGGAAAGCGAGTTTCTCAAAAGAACTTACAAAGCAACCAGTGCGTTGAATCTGGAGAAGTTCTTTGATGTTTTGAAGTATGCACCTGGGATTGAGGAGGAGGCAGTTGCTGAGCACTTGTTTTCCTATTTCAAGGAAGATGTGGTTACAATTGTGGATACTCCACCAACGGGACCTACCCTAAGGATTTTGAGCTTTCCGTGGATCCAGGAAATGTGGTTACAGAAGCTCATTGAGCTTAGAGCCAAAATAGTTGGGTTGAAGGAGTCCATCGACTCTATAAAGATGGGAAAAAAAGTAGAGATTGACGATAAAATATTGTATGAGCTATTGAAAATGAGGGAAGAAGTCTCCACAAAAATAAATTTGCTGAGAGACTCAAAAGAGTTTGGAGTTTTTGTAGTGACAATTCCTGAAAGGTTACCTCTTTTGGATATGGAAAGATTAATTGTAGAGCTAAAAAAGAAAATGGTGAAAATTATCGGAATCGTGCTAAACAAGTATAATGAAAGCAGAGACAGAGATGTTTTAGAGAGAATTAGAAGTCAATATCAAGGTATCCCAATAGTCTTGATTCCGTCTCATGATAGCTCGAATATTATTGGTAAGGAGAGATTACTTCACCTCTTGAGAGAAGTGAAGGTGATAGAATGA
- a CDS encoding carbon starvation protein A — MNVLLLLLVAVVWYIAFYFTYGRFLQKRVVNADDKNITPAHRLFDGIDYVPANKYVLYGHHVGAIAGTGPIAGPTMAMAWGWLPAFLWILLANAVIGAVHDYLALMSSIRYESKTIGTVAGKVLSDRVKYIFLWFMLFSLILIIAAFVIFDVNVFMTRPQVATAIMLFMPIAIIVGVLIYKLNFPLPYAVAVGLLLIIGAIYVGYHIPLVITNYNVWVTLLLIFGWLAGWLPLWYLLQPRDFLNVYIMWGGIIIGAVALIVSMASIQIPAVTSLTQPLVGYKPSPVWPVIVLVIACGALSGFHSLVASGTTARQLSSELDALMIGYGGMFTEGLVALVVAFSVASTLPQSFQMLSSTTSWPAGVDKNPFTFVVANTLGAFTQGYGIVVHNAFGIDIIYGAIFAGLWFATFDFAVLDTANRLARFTWMEIIEPLRNRTPTLHSILNNRYIASLIPLAIGGSLAYTGSISYVWPAFSGANQLLAALALITTSSWVFYVLKKPMKVALAIFIPAFFLWGTVTTALVWYLLNVAYPTFTKGLAAGNMSTMYMGLALTVIVIILVALDLMLMAEFLNVAAKRRKNKNATA; from the coding sequence ATGAATGTCTTGCTTCTTTTATTGGTAGCTGTTGTTTGGTATATTGCTTTTTATTTTACGTATGGTCGTTTTCTACAAAAAAGAGTAGTAAATGCTGACGACAAAAACATAACACCTGCTCATAGGCTTTTTGATGGTATTGATTACGTTCCTGCCAACAAATATGTGCTCTACGGACATCATGTAGGAGCAATAGCAGGAACTGGGCCCATTGCGGGACCCACTATGGCAATGGCTTGGGGATGGTTGCCGGCTTTCCTGTGGATCCTTCTTGCTAATGCAGTTATAGGAGCTGTTCATGACTATCTTGCTTTGATGTCCTCGATTAGATATGAATCTAAGACCATAGGAACTGTTGCTGGAAAGGTTCTCTCAGACAGAGTTAAGTACATATTCCTTTGGTTTATGCTGTTCTCGTTAATTCTTATTATTGCTGCTTTCGTCATCTTTGATGTTAATGTTTTTATGACTAGGCCTCAGGTTGCTACAGCGATTATGCTTTTCATGCCAATAGCCATAATTGTTGGAGTGCTAATTTATAAGCTGAACTTTCCCCTGCCCTATGCTGTTGCAGTAGGACTTCTGCTAATTATTGGAGCTATTTACGTTGGATACCACATTCCGTTGGTCATTACAAACTACAATGTATGGGTAACTCTCCTGCTTATATTTGGATGGCTAGCTGGGTGGCTTCCACTTTGGTATCTGCTGCAACCGAGGGACTTCCTGAACGTATACATAATGTGGGGAGGGATAATAATTGGAGCCGTTGCATTGATTGTATCAATGGCTAGTATACAAATACCTGCAGTAACATCACTAACTCAACCTCTTGTAGGATACAAGCCATCTCCAGTATGGCCTGTAATTGTCCTCGTTATAGCATGTGGAGCTCTCTCAGGTTTCCATAGTTTAGTAGCTTCTGGAACCACAGCAAGACAGTTGAGCAGCGAACTCGATGCCCTCATGATAGGATATGGGGGGATGTTCACTGAGGGTCTAGTAGCTCTGGTAGTCGCTTTTTCCGTTGCCAGCACTCTTCCCCAAAGTTTTCAAATGCTCTCGTCAACAACATCTTGGCCAGCTGGAGTTGATAAAAATCCATTCACGTTTGTTGTTGCTAATACTCTAGGAGCATTCACCCAAGGATACGGAATTGTTGTTCACAATGCCTTCGGTATTGACATAATATACGGAGCAATATTTGCTGGTCTATGGTTTGCAACTTTTGATTTCGCTGTGCTTGATACCGCTAATAGATTAGCAAGGTTCACATGGATGGAGATCATTGAGCCTCTTAGAAATAGAACACCGACGCTGCATTCTATATTGAACAATCGATATATAGCATCTCTGATTCCACTGGCAATAGGGGGTAGCCTCGCATATACAGGATCGATCTCATATGTTTGGCCAGCTTTCTCGGGAGCAAACCAGCTATTAGCTGCTCTTGCTCTAATTACTACATCCTCGTGGGTCTTTTACGTATTGAAAAAGCCTATGAAGGTAGCACTAGCAATATTCATACCAGCATTCTTCCTCTGGGGAACTGTGACAACGGCTTTAGTTTGGTATCTGCTGAATGTAGCATATCCAACTTTCACAAAGGGATTAGCTGCTGGCAATATGTCAACGATGTACATGGGATTAGCTCTGACTGTTATAGTGATTATACTAGTAGCTCTCGACCTAATGCTGATGGCAGAATTCCTAAATGTTGCTGCAAAAAGGAGGAAAAATAAAAATGCTACTGCTTAA